CTCTGGCCGCTGCGCATGGCTTCCCACAAGTCCTCAAGCGTCAAGACGGGCACCACATTGGCCTGCAGCGCCGGATCGGCGTCGGCCAGACGGAGCAGGGCCGCGTGCTGCCGCGAACCGCGGATGGCGGCGATGCGCCGGCTGCGGACCGCGTCCTCCAGGCCAGTTCGGGCATGCCCCGCCGCCCGACCAGGCTGGTGCTCGATCGCCAATAGGGAATCGAGAACAGCAGCCGCTGCTCGCGGTCCGGCGTGCGCAGGACGTTGCGAAGCGATGTCGTAGCGGCCGGCGGCGACGTCGTCGATGATCTGCTTGAAAGGGGCGGCGTCGAAGCTGCACGCCACGTCCA
The sequence above is drawn from the Azospirillum sp. TSH58 genome and encodes:
- a CDS encoding ABC transporter substrate-binding protein encodes the protein MACSFDAAPFKQIIDDVAAGRYDIASQRPAHAGPRAAAAVLDSLLAIEHQPGRAAGHARTGLEDAVRSRRIAAIRGSRQHAALLRLADADPALQANVVPVLTLEDLWEAMRSGQSDMAIGPTLNVVHFLLSDSGDGFETIGTPMSEDGLGGTVHIVFPPGRQALKESVDRALTALRNDGTYQRINRNYFPFDIY